Proteins from one Naumovozyma castellii chromosome 3, complete genome genomic window:
- the NCAS0C05380 gene encoding type II protein arginine methyltransferase (ancestral locus Anc_5.646), with amino-acid sequence MRIFPINNITHVRFKATQTLPLLSIEELRKSKSLPLTKGTFTLPMRDYIEWENIPKIMKRETFFTNKNTLKQSMDSFQQYDPILTQCLAKWLLVNYKLNDYPYFDLNIVNVCTDLKQGIQICKTIMQYYKANLSDNIFERIKYYLVPLYETDLPSRADIEDIPGFKQFISREFVFESTEMNGQIPFSIEDPVYLLLLDDILKYTAHDLVRYCPKSDTWEQGFIDINVQGGKRKRFDTDIDYWCRTTLQVLKENDILPTLKANEEIYIPTGILRLFKLMELYLPEHRLFAVDSPQRWNPGLMTMLKLIFKGTIATQSSKIKEKFKDSMLTRGSVPIIEFVPDFLQIQKLYEAVHLNSSKDCEIEEVEEFINKWTDIGKEGSVVATKKTKAKLKLLKNSQLAILRSS; translated from the coding sequence ATGAGaatatttccaattaaCAATATCACCCACGTTCGATTCAAAGCAACCCAAACTTTACCATTATTAAGTATCGAGGAACtaagaaaatcaaaatcCCTACCCTTAACGAAGGGAACATTCACGTTACCCATGAGAGATTACATCGAGTGGGAGAACATCCCCAAGATAATGAAGAGGGAAACTTTCTTCACTAACAAGAACACACTCAAACAATCTATGGATTCATTCCAACAATATGACCCCATCCTGACTCAATGCCTCGCTAAATGGCTACTTGTAAActataaattaaatgacTACCCATATTTTGATCTTAACATTGTCAATGTATGCACGGATTTGAAACAGGGAATTCAAATTTGTAAAACTATAATGCAGTACTATAAAGCCAATCTGTctgataatatttttgaaaggataaaatattatctGGTACCACTATACGAGACCGATCTACCTTCTAGAGCTGACATTGAGGATATTCCAGGCTTCAAACAATTCATCTCAAGAGAATTCGTTTTTGAATCCACTGAAATGAATGGTCAGATTCCCTTTAGCATTGAAGACCCTGTCTATCTTCTTTTATTAGACGATATACTGAAATACACTGCACATGATCTGGTAAGGTATTGTCCGAAAAGTGACACTTGGGAACAAGGATTCATAGATATTAACGTGCAAGGAGGAAAAAGGAAGCGTTTTGACACAGATATTGATTATTGGTGCCGTACTACTTTGCAAGTATTGAAAGAGAATGATATACTACCAACTTTGAAGGCAAACgaagaaatatatatcCCAACGGGGATCCTACGATTATTCAAGTTAATGGAACTTTATTTACCGGAACACAGGTTATTTGCGGTAGATTCACCTCAGAGATGGAACCCTGGTCTAATGACCATGTTGAAATTAATCTTTAAAGGAACGATAGCTACTCAATCAAGTAAGATTaaggaaaaattcaaagattcaATGTTAACAAGGGGATCAGTGCCCATCATTGAGTTTGTTCCAGATTTTTTGCAGATCCAAAAATTATATGAAGCTGTTCATTTAAACTCTTCCAAGGATtgtgaaattgaagaagttgaagaatttattaataaatggaCAGATATTGGAAAGGAGGGAAGTGTCGTAGCAACAAAGAAAACCAAAGCAAAATTAAAGTTATTAAAGAACAGTCAACTGGCTATTTTACGTTCGTCTTAA
- the NCAS0C05420 gene encoding uncharacterized protein (ancestral locus Anc_5.652) codes for MIFKRFLQSSSKQIGFAFDIDGVLLRGKNPIPGASEALRLLNNSKIPYILLTNGGGNLESERVNFISEKLKVAISPLQIVQSHTPFKALVPKYDRILAVGTPSVRHVAESYGFNDVVHQTDIVRYNRDITPFTGLNDEQLKEYSKEIPHLDSKKFDAVLVFNDPHDWAADLQIISDIINSENGLLNTLRAGSSKSSEPAVPIYFSNQDLLWANPYRLNRFGQGAFRLLVRNLYAQMNNSLALNDLTLGKPTKLTYDFAHHVLIDWRNKLLSGNRTSTTQTLPVLGTSPTNSPFEEIFMVGDNPASDIIGAQNYGWSSCLVKTGVYRDTDKLNHVKPTMIVDDVLNAVTNVLERI; via the coding sequence atgattttcaaaagatttcttcaatcaTCCTCGAAGCAAATTGGGTTCGCCTTTGATATTGACGGTGTCTTACTTAGAGGCAAGAACCCTATACCAGGAGCAAGTGAAGCATTAAGGTTGTtaaacaattcaaaaattccATACATTCTATTGACTAATGGTGGTGGCAATCTAGAGAGTGAACGTGTAAATTTTATctctgaaaaattgaaagttgCCATCTCTCCATTACAGATTGTTCAAAGTCATACACCTTTTAAAGCTTTGGTTCCCAAATATGATCGAATCTTAGCTGTTGGTACACCTTCAGTAAGACATGTTGCTGAAAGTTATGGTTTTAATGATGTGGTACATCAAACTGATATTGTTAGGTACAACAGAGACATTACGCCGTTTACTGgtttaaatgatgaacaattgaaggaatATTCCAAGGAGATTCCCCATTTGGATTCCAAAAAATTTGATGCTGTGTTAGTGTTTAATGACCCTCATGATTGGGCAGCTGATCTGCAAATCATTTCTGATATTATAAATAGTGAAAATGGTCTTTTAAATACGTTAAGAGCCGGCTCTTCTAAATCCAGTGAACCAGCTGTTCCCATATATTTCTCAAATCAAGATTTATTGTGGGCAAATCCATACAGATTAAATAGATTTGGTCAAGGTGCATTCCGTTTATtggtaagaaatttatatgctcaaatgaataataGCCTCGCATTGAATGATCTCACTTTGGGGAAGCCAACCAAATTGACGTACGATTTTGCTCATCATGTTTTAATCGATTGGAGAAATAAATTACTTTCTGGTAACAGAACATCTACTACTCAAACCCTTCCTGTTTTGGGAACATCTCCTACCAATTCAccttttgaagaaatatttatgGTTGGAGATAATCCGGCAAGTGATATAATAGGGGCCCAAAATTATGGATGGTCAAGCTGCCTAGTGAAAACAGGGGTTTATCGAGATACAGATAAACTTAACCATGTCAAGCCTACAATGATTGTTGACGATGTCTTAAATGCCGTTACCAATGTTTTGGAACGAATCTAA
- the DRE2 gene encoding electron carrier DRE2 (ancestral locus Anc_5.654), with amino-acid sequence MSTPKIGLLLIHPAVTTTPELVEDVKNNAPKRNIKIVNQFLINKVNDGSIKLKVNEYNVIHYLTPEEPEKILFPKKLIPVLKNALKDNGLLYGLSDKYKIDALVNGFEIKTTEGDDFYHWVKKPDTDAKKTVAVPLKSSGDAEKKTTTAKLPSFKKASDSKALPTFKKALPTFNKKKVAETKVHVAEDDLDDLDDEEEEDSVFSDSSKARFLDDLDDEDSIEEDDLIEGRDDNGNITMIVCGKSNTKKKKACKDCSCGIKEEEEQEIDNIRSQQDNVVKFTEDELTEIDFTIDGKKIGGCGSCSLGDAFRCTGCPYLGLPAFKPGEAINLNSISDDL; translated from the coding sequence ATGTCTACTCCAAAGATCGGTCTATTATTAATACACCCAGCTGTCACTACCACTCCAGAACTAGTGGAGGATGTTAAGAATAATGCTCCAAAGAGAAATATCAAGATAGTGAAccaatttttaattaaCAAAGTTAACGACGGGTCCATTAAATTGAAGGTAAATGAGTATAATGTTATCCACTATTTGACACCTGAAGAACCTGAAAAGATCTTGTTTCCTAAGAAATTGATCCCCGTATTGAAAAATGCCTTGAAGGATAATGGGTTGTTGTACGGGTTGAGTGATAAATATAAGATTGATGCATTAGTTAATGGGTTCGAAATTAAAACTACTGAAGGTGATGACTTTTATCACTGGGTAAAGAAACCGGATACTGACGCCAAGAAAACTGTTGCAGTCCCATTAAAAAGCTCAGGTGATGCAGAAAAGAAGACTACTACTGCTAAATTACCAAGCTTCAAGAAAGCAAGTGATTCGAAGGCGTTACCAACTTTCAAGAAAGCCTTACCTACTTTcaataagaagaaagtcGCCGAAACTAAAGTTCATGTCGCTGAGGATGACTTAGATGATctagatgatgaagaggaagaagattctGTGTTCAGTGATAGCTCCAAGGCCAGATTCCTTGATGACTTAGACGACGAAGATtctattgaagaagatgaccTAATTGAAGGTAGAGATGATAACGGTAATATTACCATGATTGTTTGTGGTAAGTCTAACactaagaagaagaaggctTGTAAGGATTGTTCTTGTGGTATcaaagaagaggaagagcAAGAGATTGATAACATTAGAAGTCAACAGGATAACGTTGTCAAATTCactgaagatgaattaactgaaattgatttcACCATTGATGGTAAGAAAATTGGTGGTTGTGGTTCATGTTCTCTTGGTGATGCCTTCAGATGTACTGGTTGCCCATACTTGGGTTTGCCAGCTTTCAAACCTGGTGAGGCTATTAATTTGAATAGTATCTCTGATGACTTGTAA
- the GPT2 gene encoding bifunctional glycerol-3-phosphate/glycerone-phosphate O-acyltransferase GPT2 (ancestral locus Anc_5.648), translating into MPPKSNAHVPEVSRTYKNNFNGLVYNIHTWTYDCIIFLFNIIFTIFFREIKVRGGYNVPPAGTPTILVCAPHANQFIDPTLVMVTTRKLGMYGATSVSRSRQACFVTAASSLNMKLVGFFGRRMGGIPVARAQDYLKPVDDNLEIYAPDLENNPKLIKGRCKDSKSPEFTKRFTAKSLLGLPNYLSNAQIAQIQDDETIILSSPFKISDPRVRKLLNNGTTFKYANKVDNSKVFQSVFDHLHTKGCVGIFPEGGSHDRPSLLPIKAGVAIMALGAAAADANIKVHVVPVGLHYFHRDKFRSRAVLEYGEPIVVDGTMGKEYAQAPRETVSKLLSRITDALFSVTENAPDYDTLMTIQAARRLYQPSEKRLSLPVVVEINRRLLVGYSKFKSDERVIHLKKMVQEYNEKLYSMGLKDHQVRELESHTVQNTIRTLVTLVTRVSRLLLFFMLALPGSILFTPIFIGSSIYSKKKAREGLKKSLVKIKGTDLLATWKLILALVMAPISYVTYSLILISLHSRKNGWVQWIWVPSENVFIQFPYFYMQLVLTTYGSLKTGEIGMDLFKSLRPLVVTLMYPGKKIREIQSIREQLSEEITSVCNELGPSVFKDFDQFAINNEIESERGRGRYEKEKTPDYLKIQRDPSRSRSRGARSRSSSISSFTSRISNAISRVNSRGSLSDIPILSEARYSSNNVINDSDSSCSSSDEENIKAGSTSKISSLMRARWEKSHDKEE; encoded by the coding sequence ATGCCCCCTAAATCAAACGCTCACGTCCCAGAGGTTTCACGAACGTACAAGAACAACTTCAATGGGCTGGTATACAATATTCACACATGGACTTACGATTGCATAATATTCCTCttcaatattatattcACTATTTTCTTCCGTGAAATTAAAGTTCGTGGAGGTTACAACGTACCTCCCGCTGGGACCCCCACAATACTCGTCTGTGCTCCTCATGCCAATCAATTCATTGACCCTACATTGGTAATGGTGACAACCAGAAAACTAGGTATGTATGGTGCCACCTCTGTCTCTCGTTCAAGACAGGCATGTTTCGTTACAGCTGCTTCAAGTTTGAATATGAAACTTGTTGGATtttttggaagaagaatggGTGGGATTCCTGTTGCTAGAGCACAAGATTACTTAAAACCAGTAGATGACAACTTGGAAATCTACGCTCCCgacttggaaaataatccaaaattaataaaaggTCGTTGTAAGGATTCTAAATCACCTGAATTCACAAAGAGATTCACTGCAAAATCCCTTTTGGGGTTGCCTAATTATTTAAGTAATGCCCAAATTGCTCAGAttcaagatgatgaaactaTCATATTAAGCTCTCCCTTTAAGATTTCTGATCCAAGAGTGAGGAAACTATTAAATAACGGTACAACTTTCAAATATGCTAACAAGGTGGATAATAGTAAAGTATTCCAGAGTGTTTTTGATCATCTGCATACAAAAGGTTGTGTCGGGATTTTCCCAGAAGGTGGATCTCACGATAGACCTTCTTTATTACCTATTAAAGCAGGTGTTGCCATTATGGCCTTAGGTGCTGCAGCAGCTGATGCAAATATAAAAGTACATGTTGTGCCCGTTGGGTTGCATTACTTCCACAGAGACAAATTTAGATCAAGAGCTGTTCTCGAGTACGGTGAACCCATAGTCGTGGATGGAACCATGGGAAAAGAATATGCACAGGCTCCACGTGAAACAGTTTCTAAATTGTTGTCAAGAATTACAGATGCACTATTCTCTGTTACAGAAAATGCCCCTGATTATGATACTTTGATGACTATCCAGGCAGCTAGAAGATTGTACCAACCTTCTGAGAAAAGATTATCTTTGCCCGTTGTCGttgaaattaatagaaGATTACTCGTGggatattcaaaatttaaaagtgATGAAAGGGtcattcatttgaagaaaatggttCAAGAatacaatgaaaaattatacTCTATGGGGTTAAAAGATCATCAAGTTAGAGAATTAGAATCTCATACTGTGCAAAATACAATTAGAACTTTGGTTACCTTAGTGACAAGAGTTTCTAGATTATTACTATTCTTCATGTTGGCTCTTCCCGGGTCCATTCTTTTCACTCCTATCTTCATCGGTTCTAGCATctattcaaagaagaaggcaAGAGAAGGgttgaaaaaatcattaGTGAAAATTAAGGGAACTGATTTATTAGCCACTTGGAAACTTATCTTAGCACTTGTGATGGCTCCAATTTCATATGTTACTTATTCCCTCATTTTAATTTCCCTGCATTCTCGTAAAAATGGATGGGTTCAATGGATTTGGGTACCTAGTGAAAATgttttcatccaattccCTTATTTTTACATGCAGTTGGTACTTACCACATATGGTTCTTTGAAGACTGGTGAAATTGGAATGGATCTTTTTAAATCTTTACGTCCCCTTGTAGTCACCTTGATGTATCCAGGTAAGAAAATCAGAGAAATTCAATCAATCCGTGAACAATTGAGTGAAGAGATCACTTCAGTTTGTAACGAGTTAGGTCCTTCCGTTTTCAAAGACTTTGATCAATTTGCAATTAATAACGAGATCGAGAGTGAAAGAGGCAGAGGTCGCTatgagaaagaaaagactcctgattatttgaagattcaaCGTGATCCTAGTCGTAGCCGTAGTCGTGGTGCTAGAAGTCGTTCATCATCGATTAGTTCATTTACTTCACGTATCTCTAATGCTATTTCTAGAGTGAACTCCAGAGGTTCCCTCTCTgatattccaattttatCAGAAGCAAGATATAGTTCCAATAATGTCATCAATGATAGTGATTCATCCTGTTCCTCTTCTGATGAAGAGAATATAAAAGCAGGTTCTACTTctaaaatttcatctttaatgaGAGCTAGATGGGAAAAATCGCATGATAAGGAGGAATAG
- the MET1 gene encoding uroporphyrinogen-III C-methyltransferase (ancestral locus Anc_5.651): MVVFEPLPLITASVSIDEHHLIIGTHSCPQSIKKIKTTIAAGATPILINPSHESHIKEISSIFLNESGFQLATRGFQLSDLTTLGRTQVQRVVDRVFINLSPEETPLTRKIYEQCVKLRIPVNAFQRPEYSTFHMIPTFTDPKGSGLQIAVTTNGRGYILANRIKREIVNKLPSNISQVVTNMGAIRDQIIHEDHEILLREKYLKTELSRDKLGYGLDDDTWESHKFNRLIKEFEMTNAEQKLKRTRWLSQIMEYYPLNQLANVTLDQLDENSHTPINLPSPNNPDNHENSQSINPETPANTENNSEVQLGVHLRSKSPNSIGKGRISLVGSGPGSVSMLTLGALHEIKTADIILADKLVPQAVLDLIPQGTETFIARKFPGNAEHAQEELLQLGLDSLKQGKKVVRLKQGDPYIFGRGGEEYLFFTQNGFEPLVLPGLSSSLASTVVSKIPATQRAIADQVLVCTGTGRKGALPVAPEFVPTRTTVFLMALHRSDVLIKTLIDAGWDKNVPAAIVERASCPDQRVTRTLLRYVPATIEEIGSRPPGLLVVGHAVNALINDSNLQFTEASKYYIEEGYHEFEMNFDNLLH; this comes from the coding sequence ATGGTCGTCTTTGAACCGTTACCATTAATAACAGCATCTGTTTCCATCGATGAACATCATCTTATCATAGGAACACATTCCTGCCCGCaatcaataaagaaaatcaagACCACCATTGCTGCTGGGGCAACTCCGATCCTGATCAACCCATCGCATGAATCACacatcaaagaaatatcttCTATATTTCTTAACGAGTCCGGGTTCCAATTGGCCACAAGAGGGTTCCAATTATCTGATCTAACGACACTGGGCAGAACCCAAGTACAGAGAGTCGTGGATAGAGTATTCATCAATTTATCACCGGAGGAAACTCCATTGACGAGAAAGATATATGAGCAATGTGTCAAATTGAGAATCCCCGTCAATGCCTTCCAAAGACCCGAGTATTCCACTTTCCATATGATTCCTACATTTACAGATCCAAAGGGGAGTGGATTGCAAATCGCTGTGACCACTAATGGAAGAGGTTATATTTTAGCAAATAGAATCAAGAGAGAAATTGTAAATAAGTTGCCTAGTAACATCTCTCAGGTGGTAACAAATATGGGTGCAATTAGAGATCAAATCATTCATGAAGACCATGAAATACTGTTAAgagagaaatatttgaagacTGAACTTTCTAGAGATAAGTTGGGTTATGGACTGGATGATGACACATGGGAGAGTCATAAGTTTAATAGATTGATCAAAGAGTTTGAGATGACAAATGCTGAACAGAAATTAAAAAGGACTAGATGGTTATCTCAAATTATGGAATATTATCCATTAAATCAATTGGCAAACGTTACCTTGGATCAACTGGATGAGAACTCCCACACACCAATCAATTTACCCTCTCCAAATAATCCTGACAATCACGAGAATTCTCAATCCATCAACCCAGAAACTCCAGCCAATACTGAAAATAACAGCGAAGTTCAACTAGGTGTCCATCTAAGATCGAAGTCTCCGAACTCTATTGGCAAGGGTCGTATTTCTTTAGTCGGCAGTGGCCCTGGTTCCGTATCCATGCTAACCTTAGGTGCTCTTCATGAAATCAAGACAGCAGATATAATATTGGCAGACAAATTAGTCCCACAGGCGGTTTTAGATTTGATTCCACAAGGAACTGAAACTTTCATTGCACGTAAATTCCCAGGTAACGCTGAACATGCTCAAGAAGAACTATTACAATTAGGATTAGACTCATTAAAGCAAGGCAAAAAAGTAGTGAGATTAAAGCAGGGGGATCCATATATCTTTGGACGTGGTGGTGAAGAATATCTCTTCTTTACGCAAAATGGGTTTGAGCCTTTAGTACTCCCCGGATTAAGTTCATCACTTGCATCAACTGTGGTATCCAAGATACCTGCCACTCAAAGAGCCATTGCAGACCAAGTCTTAGTTTGTACTGGAACTGGAAGGAAGGGTGCACTTCCTGTGGCACCAGAATTTGTGCCGACGAGAACTACAGTCTTCCTTATGGCATTGCATAGATCAGATGTATTAATCAAGACATTAATAGATGCTGGATGGGACAAAAATGTACCTGCCGCCATCGTTGAAAGAGCGTCATGTCCAGACCAAAGAGTCACCAGGACCTTATTAAGATATGTCCCAGCTACCATTGAAGAGATAGGATCAAGACCTCCTGGGCTATTGGTTGTTGGACATGCAGTCAATGCTTTAATAAATGACTCCAACTTACAATTCACTGAAGCGTCTAAATATTACATCGAGGAAGGGTATCACGAATTTGAAATGAATTTTGACAACTTGTTacattaa
- the BET3 gene encoding TRAPP complex core subunit BET3 (ancestral locus Anc_5.649), protein MSRSRSSTTTQSRSLKVTGEEIWKNKTEKINTELFALTYGALVAQLFEDYDNDYSLINERLFSMGYNIGVRLIEDFLARTALPRCEDMVRTSEVISKCAFKIFLNITPHVTNWSNNKDSFSLIIEDNPLSEFVELPMNAKKQIWYSNVLCGVLKGALEMVQLDCDVWFVADILKGDPQTELKIKLNKILKDEIPIGDD, encoded by the coding sequence ATGTCTAGATCACGTTCGTCGACCACTACGCAATCTCGTTCTTTGAAAGTCACAggtgaagaaatttggaagaacAAAACAGAGAAGATAAATACAGAACTATTCGCTTTGACATATGGAGCCCTAGTGGCACAGTTATTTGAAGACTACGATAATGACTATTCGCTTATTAATGAGCGTTTGTTCTCTATGGGGTACAATATTGGGGTGAGACtaattgaagatttcttGGCAAGGACGGCGTTGCCAAGATGTGAAGATATGGTAAGAACTAGTGAAGTGATAAGTAAATGTGCTTTTAAGATCTTCTTAAATATTACTCCTCATGTGACTAATTGGTCCAATAATAAGGATTCGTTTTCGCTGATTATAGAAGACAATCCTTTGAGtgaatttgttgaactACCCATGAATgcaaagaaacaaatatggTATTCTAACGTTCTCTGTGGGGTACTCAAGGGTGCTTTAGAGATGGTTCAATTGGATTGTGATGTTTGGTTTGTTGCGGATATATTAAAGGGAGATCCACAAACTGAATTGAAGATTAAGTTAAATAAGATATTAAAGGATGAGATTCCTATTGGGGATGActaa